In Flavivirga abyssicola, the following are encoded in one genomic region:
- a CDS encoding Gfo/Idh/MocA family protein, which produces MNWGILGCANIAITSVIPAILRSDANAKIIVSSRSLQKAEEVSGRYNCNFVTGYEKLLEIEELDAIYIPLPTGLHYEWVLKALKLGKHVLVEKSAAMTFNEANEMVELARRKNLALVENFQFQHHSQHKVVKSIIKEKRLGELRCFRSSFGFPPFGGDNNIRYKKELGGGALLDAGAYTLKAASFILEKDFEVKSSFLANNDKYKVDWFGGAFLIDEKKEIFVETAFGFDNYYQCNYEIWFSKGKVTATRAYTAKLDYAPELIIEEDGNVETVRLEKDDHFLNMINYFKTIILNHDFEKEYSNLLKQALLIELVKLNS; this is translated from the coding sequence ATGAATTGGGGAATACTTGGTTGTGCTAATATTGCAATAACATCTGTAATACCAGCAATTTTGAGATCAGATGCAAATGCAAAAATTATCGTTTCAAGTAGAAGCTTACAGAAAGCAGAAGAAGTATCAGGACGATATAATTGTAATTTTGTTACAGGTTATGAAAAATTACTTGAAATAGAAGAATTAGATGCTATATACATACCTTTACCTACTGGACTTCACTATGAATGGGTTTTAAAAGCATTAAAATTAGGAAAGCACGTATTAGTAGAGAAATCTGCTGCAATGACGTTTAATGAGGCCAATGAGATGGTAGAGTTAGCTAGAAGAAAAAATTTAGCCCTTGTTGAAAATTTCCAATTTCAACATCATTCCCAACATAAAGTAGTTAAAAGTATCATAAAGGAAAAAAGGTTAGGTGAATTAAGGTGTTTTAGAAGCTCATTTGGTTTTCCTCCTTTTGGAGGAGATAATAATATTCGATATAAGAAAGAATTGGGAGGTGGAGCATTATTAGATGCTGGAGCCTATACTTTAAAAGCAGCCTCTTTTATATTAGAGAAAGATTTTGAGGTGAAATCATCTTTTTTAGCAAATAATGATAAATACAAAGTTGATTGGTTTGGAGGAGCTTTTTTGATTGATGAGAAAAAAGAAATTTTTGTTGAAACAGCATTTGGCTTCGATAATTATTATCAGTGTAATTATGAAATTTGGTTTAGTAAAGGAAAAGTCACAGCAACTAGGGCTTATACTGCTAAATTGGATTATGCTCCAGAATTAATTATAGAGGAAGATGGGAATGTGGAAACTGTTCGTTTAGAAAAAGATGATCATTTTTTGAATATGATTAATTATTTCAAAACCATTATTCTTAATCATGATTTTGAAAAAGAGTATTCAAATCT